The Nymphaea colorata isolate Beijing-Zhang1983 chromosome 11, ASM883128v2, whole genome shotgun sequence genome includes the window ACGACCCCATAATTTGCAAGTCTTCATGCAATGACTGGCCCGCTAGAAACACCCTGACCACAAGATTTTCGATCTTATCATATCTATTCCCAATCTTCAAAAACCATAACCGCGACAAAGCAAACTAAAATTCTCTTTACCAGGAACGTATTAAGACGTATTTCGCGAAAAGATCATTGCTCCAACTCAAAAAAGTCATGGCACGAGAAGCACCATTTCTGCAAGCAGCAtcagtttcaaaaaaaaaacaaaccccCTCCACTCCTAAGAATAAGCAACACTAGCTTGCCAACCCACGGTAAAGTTCATTAAGTCCCCATAATTAGGGCTAGCTATACCCCAAAATTCAGAGAAGAAATACCACATAGCAACCGGCTCCCACAAATGACCTAATCTCACAAGCATAACATTCATGGTTATGATTCTATAAACCCTAAATCTCCGAAAATGTaagcaaaaatttcaaataaaaaaaaagcaaaaaaataccGAAATGATCAATGGAGAAAAGAGTTCAAACAGTCCCAAATCACCGAAAAAGTCTCCAACAGAAACGGAAAAAAAGACGGGAGAGAGCGCCCAAAATCATCGCCGAATCGGATGGAGGAAAAGACTGTGCAGATCATTAAAAACTCAAACGCGAAGAAGGGAAGTGGAAGCCTACGTGAGGAGCGGGAGGCAGAAGTGCGGCGTGGTATTGCTGCTGAAGAAGGGCCTGCTGCATCAAagcctgctgctgctgcttcagCCTCTGCTCCATTTCTCGATTGCGAGGGCTCTTCCgagaaaggagggaaaaaaaagaaaaggaaaaaaaaaacaaaaaacaaaaaaagagaaaaaaaaagaaagaaacaaaaacgaACCTCAGCAGAGAAACAGAGACCACTCTACGAAAGAAGAGGGGATGGATGGTAGGGGCCGATTATTTATAGTACCGCGAGAAGACGGACCCGATAGACGTGGTTGATCCGTATCCGCGTCCATGTTCACAGAGGTAAGTGCGAAATGCGAACTCGGGTCCGAAATAGATCCGGGAAAACGTATTCGGAAGAGAGTATGCAGAGTCCCTTTTTGGTCAaggaaatttgttttttaaaattttaatcgCCCGTTTCGAAAATACGGCATTTTTATTGCATTACTAACAAGGAGAGCATTTTCTCATCACTTcatgtaacattttttgtttcttgcttaTTCATAATTTATAAGTCTTTTATGTGAGTCTTTAGATACACAAAGATATTGTTGAACATGGATCAATGGTTTCTTTAAAGTGATGACTATTGACTTTAAGAATCTTTTTCTGCCTTTGAGGATAAAGATTTTGACCAAGAAACTTGAATGAGCCGTGTGGCTTTTCCATTTCTGTTCAAAAATCTAAGTGAAACAATGAAATTTAGAAAGTTTGTAATTATAAAAACCTCATGATCCTTCTCCATCAAAAACTACAGTCGATGTTGTTTCGAGGAAAAATGGCATATTTTTAGCGGTTTGATTCTCGTTGTCTCTTTTTATCAAGTTTTGCATCATTCAGATAAAGCCATTACTAGTGAGCGAAACTCTCACGGTAATATGTGATTTCTGCGGTTTTTGCTCTAATACCATCAGGAAACTTGGAAAAGACCAGCTCAAGGATAGAAATTGAAACATCATGGGCAGAGCTTGAATGACACATATTTTGAGATTACTATCAAACGCAATTAGAGTTAGGAGTACAAGTCTTCGGATTTTGCTCGGTACAAAGGTTTTTCCAATCTCAGCTAGGTGGTACTTGGAACCACTAATGTCCAACTAGGGTAAATTTAAACATGGAAAGAAGCGTGATTCCTTCCTCCCAATGGCATAGCCTGAGTTAggagtctttctctctccctctctttctcaacTTTCACTACAATTCGATGTAGATCAAGCATTCAGTGGATAACCATATTTAAACGGGTATAACTTTTTAGTAGCAAAATCTATTAAGTGTACTGTTTCAATTAACTCAGGCCTCTATGGTGAACATGCATCACGTAGCCCAGAAAAATTTCTATCCCAACATTACCATGTAACGTACATAAGAGTGGTATTCAACTCTTCAAAAGTATATAGCAAAGAAGTGACCGGAATAGTGCAACTTGGACAGCTCTATACATGATTTAGCAGCACGAAAAATTGGGCAGCTTGAACAGGCTTGCTATTTGGTTTTACCAACAGCGATTCTTGGTGCTGGTGGGCAGACTCTGATCTTTCGTGTTCCCCATCGTTCTACTAAGCTAGGCACCTCCCAGTCTCGATGTTTCTGAAATTGGTTCAAGTGCATTGGCAATTAGGGGTTGCCATATTAAACATGCAGTGCTCTACTGGGATAGTATTTACCGCAGGAATTATCATTCAAGCCTTGAGCAGTGCAACCATGGCTTCTTCCGACTCAGGGCCATCATTGTTAACGCTTGGAATAATCTTTTCAGGTGATAAAGATTGCACAAAATCCTTCATCTCAGAGAAACTGCAGTGTTCACTGTATGGAACTTCATACCTGTAAAAACATAGCATACATTGATGAACATGTTGGGAAAACAAGTTGACGAGATTATACTACATTAGTGGAGATTATACTACATTAGTACGCAACCCATACTTTTTTGTTTAGCTGACATGCAGAACAAAGATCAAACGTATGAAAAGGTTCATTAATGGAAATAACCCATAAGAAGCAATATAAAAAAGCACACCAAAAACTTGAGTTCAAGGGAAAGATCTCCAGAAGGATGGACTCAGCACCTGATGACAGTACCCTGCTGCCACCTTCTCCCAgtagattttttctttcctttcccaaATGTCCAACCAGTAGGAGAGAATGCAACTATAACATCATAGATTCCCTGCATACACCAAAGACAAAgcagaagaaaatgaaaataaatttggaAATATAACTTTTCATGCAGAAGTTAGAACTTAAAATTAAAGTTTAGTTTGGCCCTGTTAGATGTTCAATTAAAATAGCCTGAAAATGCCAACTCGTTGCAGATAGGCCATCACTAGATCCTGATTTCTCAGTTGGTTAGAGACATAGACGCTCATACGGCAGCAGGTCAGGCAACAATGCTTGCGTCATTCCAAACTGTAGGTGAAAGACTCACAGTGCTTTGTTGATAATTTAGATCGAGTCAGATGCTTTAAATTACAACAAGATCAGTGTAACAACATAACTGTTATACTTCATTGATAGATGAAACTATTTGAAAACCTTTAAGCAATGCAAACCATCAGTGTCCTCACTGAGGAATGCCCAAAAAGAAAATACTGATGctttgaaacaaaatggttactCACGGAGTACTGATTGGATATATACTTCATCCTCTTAAAACTTGCAAGCATCCACATGGGCACTACATGAATATGGGACTCTTGCTCATTCGATGTAAACCATTTCCGATCTTCCTCAGGCAATTCCAAGCATTCAAGCAACTGAAGCTTCGCTGCACCAACATAAATCTTTTTACGAAGAATCCGAGCAACTTCTAGGAATAACTTCTCCTTTCCTGTAAGCATCATGTACCGGGTTTAGTTGTGGCAAGAAGTGGCAGGTATCTCGCTGTCTCAAGCATTGACTAGGGGAGAAGAATACTGTCCTAAGTATTTGTGCTTGATATAGGAAGCTATCAAAGAAAGTCTTTAGCTTAGAATTACCAATAGTATATGTGCCTATAAGAAAAAGGGTTTTTGGATTGAAGGCTTCTGCTTGAATAGCATCTATGACGAACTGAATTACTGCATCCTGCTTTGGGAAGTCATACTGCAGCAGATGAAAGGCTATAAGAGACCTTTTATTAGAATCCAAGTTGGAAAAAGTCATTAATCAATGCACTTCCACAAGCACTTATTTAAAGAATCTAAAAGGAGGGTCCTATAAGGAAGCAATCGCAACTCCAGACTTCCCATTTCCTGTTGAGAAGTGTTTATTCTAATCAAGATGAACACAGTGATGAAAAAAGTGCTTCACCATTACCATGAGAAGAACGAACTACTGACTTTGCCACAAAAGAAAGGTCCCCTTTTTCTTCCTAACAAATTAGGTTTTATCTGTTTGTAATGCTTAATAACGTACCTGTGGATTACAATAGGTGGTATCAAGGATAAGAGTGTGGATACAGCATGATCTCAAAATTGGATTACTTGTCATTTCTTCACAATACCGGAAATCTCCTGTATGCAAAACAGGCTGCAAGCAAAAGCATATATTAAACTAAGCTGAAATcatatcaaattcaaagttaCAATCGGCAAAGGAAAGTTCAGGTGACAGAATGACAGGGTTGGGACTTGATCCAGGGACTTCAGTTTTGAATAATTAATCAAGTCACACTGGAATCTAATCACCACCCAGTTATGCAAATAAACACACTGGTATGTTTTAACTAAGTGATCTTATGAGGCCGCACCTTACCATTAGGGGGTTCAAAAAGGATAATGATTGATCCAGGGCAATGGTTTGCATCCATGCAAGTTACACTGATCCccttaatattaatttttttgttaagggGCAGTCCTTCTATTCTATCCAACGGAACACCAATCTTCATATTCACTAGGCGTGCAGTGATTGAGGAGCAATATATTTTCCCATGACAAAAGCCCCTGGTGAGTCCTTGATAATCTGCATCAATATTTATCAGAGTAatcatcatcaacatatatttttttccttaatatGAGGCACTATAAGTTTACAAATATATGCTAGGCACTAATACCAGAACACAACCTAGAACCTTGAACTTCCTAATACCACGGAGAAAATGATATGTCCCAAGAGTGAAAGCACGACAGACAATAACTGTTGCTGGAAAATTGCTTCCTGACAGGCAAACAGCATTCACGACATTTGCTGTTCCACTGCTTTAGCTAATAATTGTAACTTAAGATCATATTCCAAGTGTACACAGCTTCCgcatccaatttgatttttttaactgACCTTAGATTGTGAAACGCCATTATAGCTGCTTCACAGACTCCTTTTTCTGGATCTGCGAATTGCCATTCTAGCTGTTTTACAGACACAGACCCCTTTGTCTACTTAATAACCTTCATACTAATTAAGTCCATCTGGCTCATGCAAGGACTAACAGGACCTGTGGTGGTAACAAAATCTTGCTCTCACCATTATAAACAAATCAAGAACAGGAACTGATACCTCTACTATATTTGGGGTTTCTTTCTGCAGACATGATCAACTACATTACAAATTTTTCCTTCCTAACTTGAAGTGGAAAGAATCATGAATAATACTCTGCCCAACATCAACAAATTGCTAGCTGATTCACATGTCACTTGCATAAGCTTGCTGAGTTATTcaagaaatgaattttttaatttcctCAAACATTTTCATTGGAAGGAGAACCTCTTTTTAATTCATGATTTTCAGATATAAATTACCTTACCTGATCAGACAAGAAAACTCTaacacaaagaaaatagtgcagGGCCTGCTGGCACATTGTCCCTTTCGAGTCATACTCATATGATTCTGTCCCATCTAATTTGGTAAAGTCCAATGGGCTAAAACAATTGATTAAGaggtaaatttttcaaaaatatatacatCAAGCAGGATGAGTTTATTGTGGCATGGCAATACAATTTAAGAGTTTAATATCTCAGTATATCAGTTACAAATAATAACatgcaagaaaaacaaactaCATAAAAGTTATTACAgacaaacgaaaaaaaaaacacacttaCGGTCAGTATGAAAGTGGGTAAGAAACCAGTCAGAACAATCCCCTCTTAGGTATTGGAAGGCATCCTGCAATCATGTGTCAGATACAGTGATTTTATGAGGAAAACATACACAAACCTTGCAAGCATTAAAAATCTCTTGGGCAATAGATCATCTAGACATGATTCACCAaagtaaggaaaagaaatcacttGAAATGTGAAAGCCAACATAGACTCCTGAAGTCATATTATCCatataaacaaaacatgaaaggGAGACAAAATTATCTTCCTGGACATGCTGCGCAAGTAGCACACAAGTAGCTAGGGCTCAGTATTGGCACATAGTTTGCAACCAAAGTGCTAAACGCTCTGCCAATACCCTTTCTAAGTGCGAATGAAACAACACAAAGTAGTTGCACGATTTTCACTAGGAAACCAGTTGAACCGCAGCCATAGCAAGAGTAAGACATACCACTCGAAATGGTGTTCCAGGTATACAGCACCATGTAGGCGCATCTTTCAGTTTTGAGTgcccaagttttttaacatgCCTACGTCTTTTAGTGGCAGAACTTGTAGTAGccctttgaattttttgtttggttgagACTGTGCCAGGTTCTTGCTGCTTTCTCTGAACATTTGGTGAGGCTCGAAAAAATTCAGTAATCAACTTATTGCCTGGCACACTGACCTGCTTTTCTTCTAGACAATGTATATCTTCTTTCTTAGCATCAACATCAGGTAAGCCTTTCCTTCTCAACTCATTAAGTGCATTGACGATCTTCCTTCTTGGACCCAGATTTGTTATGCCCAAACTGAGTAAATCCTGTCggatggaaaaataaaattcaattagTCAAAATCGTTCCTGTCCACTGGAGAAGATAAAACTCAATTAGTGTAAGGACCCAACAACTCTCCCCATTCGTTCTGATAGAAAGTCACGGCATCCGAATTGGAATAAGTTATTGAAGAGATGAAATGGCTCAAATTCAGTTAATCAAATGGAAAATGTCTTGCTCAAGTTGATTCTCCTAAaacccaaaatcatcaaaaactGGGCATGATTTTCGGTCATGAAAGACAAACCTCTTCAGTCAACCACTGGAGCGTGTCCCAATCTATCTCCTCCCGTGCAAATGCGTCTCCATATCTAGACAGATCCAAAGATTTAAGCCACTCAAGTACAGGGGTGACATCAACCATGTGATGATTAGAGGACATCTCTCTATCATCCCTTCGATTTATTACctacaagaaaacaaaacaaagtttcAAATACTCAACATAGAGCACAGTTATAAAACATACTTCTCAGATTGTGAACTGCATATTCAATGCAGGAGGCAGGATTTGTAAgtgtaagaaaaaaaagtacacATTCAAACTTGAAATGCAGGTAGCACCGTAGAAAAAACCAAATCTCGTTAAgttctcaattaaatgaaaaggtgCATCTGACCTCAGCGCGCACCTAGATCAGAATTTTCTATTCCATTTTGTGTATATGATTAAGCATAGAATTTAAAAGCAGGCACATGAACACCTCTAAATGGCAAAAATAATCGGTGTAATGATACATTACTTTGTGAATTACACAATTCGAATTCAGTTGAGAACAGCGATGCAAGTGAAACAAATGGTGAAGAAAGATCACCTCCGGGACCTCTTGCTTCTCTATGCACTCGTTTGAGTGAACCGACCGCAACTCGTCGCTCAAGCTGGTTATGTCTTCCCCACATATTGGGCAAGCAATCTTCTCCTCTAATTCAGCTCCCGCTGGCATTTTCTCTTCCGTTTCCCCATCCAAGCTCTTCATGTCAGAATTCCCGCTTTCAACTGTCCGCAACAGCTTTGTGTCCTCCTCGGACGATCCCACTGTCTTTGCATCGTCAACCAAACCATTGCTCTCCTCCGACTCAATGCACAGCTGAATCAAAGTATTTAGCTGCGTGCCAGGAACGAAATCCCCGTGCCCACCTTCTTCCAAGCATCCGCCATTTGTACCAGAAACGGAAAGCTTGGGTTCTCCGGGGCGAAACTGGTCGGTCTTTCCTGCCGCCACCTTCGGTTTCTTTCGTGGACGATCTGGCTTAGTCTTTCTTCTAGAGATATTTGTGGGTGCTTTGCAGGAAGCCAGAACGAACTTCTGGGTGACTGAAGCGACGTCGATCGGGTTCTGGAAATCGTCGTCATCATTGTCCCCAATCGGCAGGTTCATTGGCAACATGCTTTCAAATTTGGGTGCCCCAATTTTGTTGGATATCCCGGATTTTGACAGCATATCGTCGACGTTCTGCCGTTGGCCTTCGATCTTTCTAGGGTTTCAGGTTGCGGATGCAGCGATTGCACTTGCTGGCCATTTCAAATTTGCAAGGAAAGGCGGGAACGCAGTCATTTGTATGTCTCAAGATTCTGACGCGATTCATGTGTCTcgtttataattaaaattaaaaaggtaagaaacctttttctttgttttctttttcatttttcttaggAATTAGTTCTATTCAGTATTATCAATATCTCTCGGCATGGGATTATACTGGCTGCTGCGTATTACATACAAGttctattttttcaattttaaatcaatttaaggtattttaaattcataaaatcaaaatataaagcaaTACAAGAGATACATGGATGGGGACCTTTGAAAACAAGAACATTAAcactgtttcataaatatattcGAAAGActaaataaatttataaaacattgaAGTTACACTAAAGCTGGTCAAAGATTAGGCGAAATTTATGGAATACTGAAACTCAACGTTGCACTAATATGTCCCACCTACCACCTAAAACTCAAGTTATGCTCGGACCATTTTCTTTTAAGGGAGTTAATTCATAAACAGAGCTTTCGCGTTTTTAGTCAGACTCTCTAAGTGAGTTAATGGTTTTTTTGCGGTGCAAAGCGCAAACTTTTGAGTTACCAACGCAATCAAGAAAAGGATTTGGTGATTGATCACTTTTCTTCAAAATGTTAAGTTAAAGGTTCGCCAGAATGAGTGGCATGGTGggtcaaataaataaataaataaataaatatatatatatatatatataacctgcATTAATTCCTGAATTCAACTTATCGCCTGGTGTGATTGACTCTGAGGAACTTTTCATCTCAGGGCAGGATTATCTTCATTTCTCTGTTGTACAATAAGGGGAGCGCGCAAAGACAAAAGATGGGCACCTTCGATAACTTTAATTTTAATGGAGAAAAGAGGTTGAAAAAGGTCGTTCCTCAATCAGATAGTAATATCATATCACAGATAACAAAATAAGATTCTGCATGTCTATAGCATAGTTAGCTTTTGAAAAAATACAGACGTTTTATTCGCAAGTTTTAAATGCAGGGATGCAACGCAAGATGGGTTAGTAGCAGATCGACTACCAGGTCAGGTTCCCTTGAGGATCTGCCCAAACGGATGGTGATATAATAAGATAAAGATTTTGCATGCCTACCGTATACCTTTCAGTTTTTGGAAAACTGCACAGCGCTATTGTCCAAAGTTTTGGAGATGGGGACGCATTGGATTGGCTCCAAAAGATAGCAGATGGATTACCCATATCAGGTCCCCCTGAGCCAGAGGATCTGCAGTCTGTAAATGGAATCCATTTATTTGGTTCACAGAATGTTCAAACCAGGAGAGAACAATGATCGCCAAAAGCAACACAGGGTGTTTACCTTTTTGATGCTCAGTATTTATCCACGGACAGATGTTTGAACGAAAGCAAACAGGAGATTTCATGACCATACTTATAAAACATATTTGCACTGGTTTAACGTGACATTAGATCAAGGTTAAACAAACAGTCTGAACTCAGAGTATTTCTTGAAACAGGGATAATGGAACTCATTGCTAATGTTTTTAGGCAGTGGAATAAGCTTTTTACTCTCATTTGTTACACATGAATAAGTCATGTTCTTTTGTACAAAataaccaagaaaaagaaaaaagtaaaacagaTCTTAAAAGTGAATGGAAACCACACTTACAGCCAGCAGCGGCTCTTCTCATGGTTCAAACAGGCTCCATTTACAAGGAAACATTTCCTTCGTGGAAGGAGGAATCAAGCTTGAACCTCCACGCATCAGAAATCATAGTCAATGTCAGTAGCATTGGGTGACACTGAGCGACTAACCAGCTCCCCGTGCTCATCATAGCGGTCAAGGTTCTCACATGGTTCTGGGAAAATGCTGCCGTAAACTCGACCTTCGACATAGGAGCACTGGAAGATGTGTTTCTTCTTGTATTGTAATCCAACATACATATCTCGGAAGACCACATTTTTCACGGGGATGTCATCACTGCCCTGAATCCTAACAGGCACACGAACACTCTGTCCACGGACGCCTGTGAAATGTATATTCTCAAGAACGGGGAATGCCTTTGGATCATAGTCCTCATCAGGGTGCTCATTGTAATCGGTTTTAACGAGGATCCCTACTCGAACATCATCGAACGTCAGATTCCTATAGGAAATGTGCCGCACGTAACCACCTCTCCCTGGTGCAGTCTTGATCCTGATGGCACGCTTCGAGTTCCAGACATGTATATTCTCCATGGAGACATTAGAAATGCCCCCAGACATCTCACTACCAATGGATACACCAGCACTGCAAAATGCTCACCGAATTTGAAATGGAAAGGACATCACCGAGCAAACCAAACAAAAGCTGAGAGAAAAGTGCTACATAGACTGAAAGAAACTGCTTAATAATGAGCGCCGACAATTAACAAGAAGGTCTTTGTAACCTCAATAGAGTGAACATGCGGAATCTTCAATTTATGCAACTCATATGACATGCAAATCGAATAGAGAACATTATAGACGCACATGATGAAACTGATGAAAATTGAAATGGTAAATCCAAGAATAATGTCCTGTTAGGTGTTTCTTTCCTATCCGACGTGAAGCATGATCGGTACAGAAGGTTTGAGAGAAAGGTTACTGTCTAAAATGTGCACTCCTCTTCTAAACATGGTAGAGGGTGTCATAAAACACTCTCCCACCATTTAACATGTAAAATGTATGGATTTATGCTAAAGTCTGTCGCACCTACAGGGGTGCAACAGAAAGAAATGGTGGAAAGGTAACCAAATGCTGTCTAAGACATTTTCCACCATGATTCAAATGTTTAAGGGAATTAAACTCACTAGATAAAGGCGTGTTGAGCCATTTACTATAGCATGTGGTAGTTAAGAGCAACCCAGAGAACAAAATAATACAACATTACTAGACCTTTGCACCTTTATGATCTAACTCATTCACAAAGTCATCAAAGAACCACCTTACCTTACCATTGAACGGACAACAAGATTCCGAATATAAATGTTAGTGGATGAACGATTGTATGCAATCCCATACTGGTCCCAGCCACTCTTTATAGCAATTCCATCGTCACCAACGCTAATGTAACAGTTCTCAATGACTACATTCTCACACGAATCTGCACGTCAATTAAGCAGTAAGCACCATAATATTAGAATCAATACCATGCTATATAGTAGAAGATGACATAGGAAAGTTACGGTTATACCCATATAAAGTTTCATTTCGAGTATGGCTAATTATGTGTCCTTATATACAAGACATACAAAATGATGTCCAATTTGCACTTGACCAGTTTCAAGAAACAATGCCCTGACCAGTGAGCGAGAAAATATCATCCAAGGAAATATGACTTTGATCTTATGCGGTgcaattttcttgtttctgggCACCACAAAATATTCTTCTATATTCTAATTTACTTTTTACTTTGCCTTCTTTCTATAACGCAAGATTTCTGCTGCAAAGTGA containing:
- the LOC116264682 gene encoding DNA cross-link repair protein SNM1, with protein sequence MLSKSGISNKIGAPKFESMLPMNLPIGDNDDDDFQNPIDVASVTQKFVLASCKAPTNISRRKTKPDRPRKKPKVAAGKTDQFRPGEPKLSVSGTNGGCLEEGGHGDFVPGTQLNTLIQLCIESEESNGLVDDAKTVGSSEEDTKLLRTVESGNSDMKSLDGETEEKMPAGAELEEKIACPICGEDITSLSDELRSVHSNECIEKQEVPEVINRRDDREMSSNHHMVDVTPVLEWLKSLDLSRYGDAFAREEIDWDTLQWLTEEDLLSLGITNLGPRRKIVNALNELRRKGLPDVDAKKEDIHCLEEKQVSVPGNKLITEFFRASPNVQRKQQEPGTVSTKQKIQRATTSSATKRRRHVKKLGHSKLKDAPTWCCIPGTPFRVDAFQYLRGDCSDWFLTHFHTDHYQGLTRGFCHGKIYCSSITARLVNMKIGVPLDRIEGLPLNKKINIKGISVTCMDANHCPGSIIILFEPPNGKPVLHTGDFRYCEEMTSNPILRSCCIHTLILDTTYCNPQYDFPKQDAVIQFVIDAIQAEAFNPKTLFLIGTYTIGKEKLFLEVARILRKKIYVGAAKLQLLECLELPEEDRKWFTSNEQESHIHVVPMWMLASFKRMKYISNQYSGIYDVIVAFSPTGWTFGKGKKKSTGRRWQQGTVIRYEVPYSEHCSFSEMKDFVQSLSPEKIIPSVNNDGPESEEAMVALLKA